In one window of Mytilus galloprovincialis chromosome 6, xbMytGall1.hap1.1, whole genome shotgun sequence DNA:
- the LOC143080592 gene encoding monocarboxylate transporter 13-like → MSHNEDIEYTENLLVHRNQPHHENQEHYDDSDTTHVPFIADDRLQRSVQKEDVTDKGYAWFILIISCIVYIIVPGSVKSFGVLYTELLDYYDGGAGNTAGIPGVLLFLYFGLAPVSNYLGEKYTYRVVIGIGSCLVLIGQTASAFVPKLEFLYITYGIITGMGYGLIFGPCSTILSFYFDKKRGLATGIMASCSGIGNMCFPYMYKYLIENYGLPGTILIAGAVYFHVCPVSMFLRQPIYVTRQIVERQARQKETQKCGALKRIFRFDLFKNSKFSVYITAICLQAANTTSNKVILPGYIRGLGFGIETITLAVSLFGASELVGRILLGWFADKNVVSRITIFMICSFICAITAFCMPYLPYKPAVIAYAVVIGAFSGSIWGLNQVIIIDCVGLKHLSPAFGLLSMSIGIIICISQPIAGLLEDATGSWTSSFYFVGILSALAVVLYLLERPISHIWCCHRIVADDIIDVSRDIVDKSIPVAYKFNG, encoded by the exons ATGTCGCACAACGAAGATATTGAATATACAGAAAATCTCTTAGTTCATAGAAATCAACCGCATCATGAAAACCAGGAACATTATGATGATAGTGATACAACTCACGTCCCCTTTATCGCTGATGATAGGCTCCAAAGGTCCGTACAGAAAGAAGATGTCACTGATAAGGGATATGCTTGGTTTATATTGATAA TTAGTTGTATCGTCTACATTATTGTTCCTGGTAGTGTAAAATCTTTTGGTGTGCTATACACAGAACTGCTAGACTACTATGATGGCGGAGCTGGGAATACGGCAGGGATTCCGGGAGTACTTTTATTTCTCTATTTTGGACTTG CTCCTGTATCCAACTATCTTGGTGAAAAATATACATATAGAGTGGTAATAGGGATAGGAAGCTGTTTAGTACTGATAGGTCAGACTGCAAGTGCGTTTGTGCCTAAATTAGAATTCCTTTACATCACCTACGGAATAATTACAG GAATGGGATATGGATTAATCTTTGGTCCGTGCTCTACTATACTGagtttttattttgacaaaaagcGGGGTTTAGCAACAGGAATAATGGCATCGTGTAGTGGTATAGGCAATATGTGCTTTCCGTATATGTACAAGTATTTGATAGAAAATTACGGTCTGCCAGGAACTATTTTAATAGCTGGAGCAGTTTATTTCCATGTTTGTCCTGTTAGCATGTTTCTTAGACAACCAATATATGTGACAAGGCAAATAGTAGAAAGGCAAGCACGACAAAAGGAGACGCAAAAATGTGGAGCGTTAAAACGAATATTTAGATTCGATCTTTTCAAAAATTCGAAATTTAGTGTCTATATAACGGCAATATGCTTACAAGCTGCAAATACTACATCAAATAAAGTTATTTTACCAGGCTATATTCGAGGTCTGGGTTTTGGTATTGAAACCATTACACTAGCAGTTTCTTTATTCGGTGCTTCGGAACTTGTAGGGAGAATATTATTGGGATGGTTTGCAGATAAAAATGTTGTATCTAGAATAACCATATTTATGATATGCTCTTTTATATGTGCTATCACAGCGTTTTGCATGCCTTACTTACCATACAAGCCGGCTGTAATAGCTTATGCCGTTGTTATAGGAGCTTTTTCTGGATCAATTTGGGGTTTAAACCAAGTAATCATAATTGACTGTGTTGGGCTAAAACATTTGTCTCCAGCATTTGGTTTGTTGTCGATGAGTATCGGTATAATTATATGTATAAGCCAACCAATAGCCG GTTTGCTGGAAGATGCAACTGGGTCTTGGACTTCATCATTTTATTTCGTTGGTATTCTTAGTGCACTTGCTGTTGTATTATACTTACTGGAACGTCCGATTTCACATATCTGGTGCTGTCATCGAATAGTAGCAGACGACATCATTGATGTTTCCCGCGATATTGTCGATAAGTCCATTCCTGTGGCTTATAAATTTAACGGATAG